In Juglans regia cultivar Chandler chromosome 5, Walnut 2.0, whole genome shotgun sequence, the following are encoded in one genomic region:
- the LOC108998885 gene encoding uncharacterized protein LOC108998885, with product MDKNWMHVPNRFTSREYGAGINQLLTMAKAHAPGSTTFRCPCKRCCNNIFLPINEVEDHLFTIGIDPSYTHWIFHGEGVSWSANSSDDDDDTNNQSQNYVDDMDEMIEDIRAGTFMDHDFPEHGTTSEPTMSERQSKNFRQLLEDVRLPLYPGCAKFSKLSFIVKLLHIKTIGGWTIKSFNMVLDLLKAAFPDIQLPNSYHEARRLKHGLGFSYVKIDACPNDCMLFWNDDADKEVCSKCKESRWVSNRGKKGKIPQKVLRYFPLTPRLQRLFMSKNIAKSMKWHREQRVDDHSTLRHPADSKEWRQFDKDHSWFAEDARNVRLGLASDGFNPFNNNSKPYRIWPVILVPYNLPPWLCMKDPYLILSLLIPGPKAPGNDIDVYLQPLVNELKDLWANGIDTYDASKSENFQLHAALLWTINDFPAYANLSGWSTKGKMACPLYNEDTDSMWLKHGRKHCYMGHRHFLPSTHTWRKKKAAFNGSEDHRLPPLELMGHDLLHQLEHVRNVEFGKGSRKRKRRLDELNWTKKSIFFNLPYWSMLSLRHNLDVMHIEKNICDNVLGTLMGIEGKTKDTANARRDLMELGLRKELHLQPLANGYQMMLGSYTLDLAERRRFCEWLASVKFPDGFASNISRCVSVADGKISGMKSHDCHVFMQRLLPVAISGFLPSDIRLALTEFSSFFKALCSRTLTLEILKRLQSDIAVILCKLEMIFPPAFFDIMVHLAIHLPREAYLAGPVQYRWMYPFERYLGKFKHYVRNKARPEGSIAQAYVHVECLTFCSLYIHDVETIYNREERNRDIDKGTESDNLPIFSQKVRPLGSPTSNRMDQTLIAKARWYVLNNCLEIGQYIDEHYTKIKEISLDNVERRHEIGFPSWFRTHIQELREANPDDVSESVYAPDPWVASYSACVMNGIRFHTVLRGQYRKTQNSGVVVKGEHLSMPIDFYGVLIDILQLRYMGWRHVYLFRCDWFDINDRRRGIRVGDHLISVNTSRKCYKDEPFALACQASQVFYLKDISLSGNWSVVQKVNNRNMYDVPIIPLVNDDDDEEENSNFAAFQENDPSYVEVVPGNTENGTRNPLHRSNVEPSHVPNLTPLQDAITLPDDEEFIDDEEDENDDVETSSSEDLLSNRGSLSDDGVH from the exons ATGGACAAGAATTGGATGCACGTGCCAAACAGGTTTACATCACGAGAATATGGTGCTGGGATTAATCAACTCCTCACAATGGCAAAAGCCCATGCACCTGGAAGCACTACCTTCAGGTGTCCATGCAAGAGATGTTGTAATAACATTTTCCTACCAATAAATGAAGTCGAAGATCATCTATTCACGATAGGTATTGACCCAAGTTATACACATTGGATTTTTCATGGGGAGGGTGTAAGTTGGAGTGCTAATTCGtcagatgatgatgacgataCTAATAATCAAAGTCAGaattatgttgatgatatggatGAGATGATAGAGGACATTCGGGCTGGAACATTCATGGACCATGACTTCCCGGAACATGGTACTACTTCTGAGCCCACCATGAGTGAGAGGCAATCGAAGAATTTCCGGCAATTGTTAGAGGATGTGAGACTCCCACTTTATCCTGGTTGTGCAAAGTTCTCTAAGCTTTCATTTATAGTTAAGCTACTTCATATAAAAACAATTGGTGGGTGGACTATCAAGTCATTTAACATGGTTTTAGACTTGTTAAAAGCAGCTTTTCCAGATATTCAGTTGCCTAACTCATACCATGAGGCCCGACGCTTAAAGCATGGGTTGGGTTTTAGTTATGTGAAAATAGACGCCTGCCCAAATGACTGCATGCTATTTTGGAATGACGATGCCGACAAAGAAGTTTGTTCTAAATGCAAGGAGTCGAGGTGGGTATCGAATAGAGGGAAAAAGGGGAAGATTCCCCAAAAGGTATTGCGATACTTTCCTCTGACACCTCGGTTACAAAGACTATTTATGTCAAAGAATATAGCAAAATCCATGAAATGGCATAGAGAACAAAGAGTTGATGACCATAGTACTTTAAGACATCCTGCTGATTCTAAAGAGTGGAGACAATTTGATAAAGACCACAGTTGGTTTGCAGAAGATGCTCGCAATGTCAGATTGGGGCTAGCTAGTGATGGGTTCAACCCGTTCAATAATAACAGTAAACCTTATCGCATATGGCCTGTGATACTCGTACCATACAACTTGCCCCcttggttatgcatgaaagatccgTACTTAATACTCTCATTGCTCATTCCTGGTCCCAAAGCACCAGGAAACGACATCGACGTTTATTTACAGCCTTTAGTGAATGAATTAAAAGATTTATGGGCGAACGGCATAGATACCTATGATGCATCAAAGTCTGAAAATTTTCAGTTACATGCTGCACTATTGTGGACTATTAATGATTTTCCTGCATATGCCAATCTTTCGGGATGGAGTACAAAAGGAAAGATGGCTTGCCCATTATATAATGAAGATACAGATTCCATGTGGTTGAAACATGGGAgaaaacattgttatatgggtCATCGTCACTTCTTGCCATCAACCCACacttggagaaagaaaaaagctgCATTCAATGGAAGTGAGGATCATCGCTTGCCACCTCTAGAGCTCATGGGACATGATCTACTTCATCAACTAGAGCATGTTCGTAATGTAGAATTTGGCAAAGGCTCTCGAAAGAGAAAACGCAGACTAGATGAATTGAACTGGactaaaaaaagtatattcttcAATTTACCTTATTGGTCAATGTTGTCGTTAAGACATAATCTTGATGTCATGCACattgaaaaaaacatttgcGACAATGTCCTAGGAACATTGATgggtattgaaggaaaaacgaAAGACACTGCTAATGCACGTAGGGACTTGATGGAGCTTGGGTTAAGGAAGGAATTACATTTACAACCTTTAGCAAATGGGTACCAAATGATGCTTGGCTCCTACACCCTAGATTTAGCAGAGAGGAGACGTTTTTGTGAATGGCTTGCATCTGTTAAATTTCCAGATGGTTTTGCCTCGAACATCTCCAGATGTGTTTCAGTTGCTGATGGAAAGATATCAGGAATGAAAAGTCACGATTGCCACGTGTTCATGCAAAGATTACTTCCAGTTGCAATTAGTGGGTTTTTACCATCCGATATACGTCTTGCATTGACTGAGTTTAGTTCATTTTTCAAGGCTTTGTGCTCACGGACGTTGACATTAGAAATATTGAAGCGACTACAATCCGACATTGCAGTTATCCTCTGCAAGCTTGAGATGATTTTCCCACCTGCTTTCTTTGATATCATGGTACACCTCGCCATTCATTTACCTCGCGAGGCATACCTTGCAGGGCCAGttcaatataggtggatgtatccTTTTGAGAGATATTTGGGAAAATTCAAGCATTATGTCAGAAATAAGGCTCGTCCGGAAGGTTCAATTGCTCAAGCATATGTTCATGTTGAATGCTTGACTTTTTGCTCATTGTACATCCATGATGTTGAGACCATATATAACCGGGAGGAACGAAATAGAGATATAGATAAGGGTACAGAATCTGACAATTTGCctattttctcacaaaaggtACGCCCTTTGGGTTCGCCTACCTCCAATCGAATGGATCAAACTCTCATTGCAAAGGCAAGGTGGTACGTGCTTAATAATTGTCTAGAGATTGGTCAGTACATAGA TGAGCACTATACGAAGATTAAAGAAATTTCCCTTGATAATGTAGAGCGTAGACATGAAATTGGCTTTCCAAGTTGGTTCCGTACACAT ATTCAAGAACTACGTGAAGCTAATCCTGATGACGTCTCTGAATCCGTATATGCACCAGATCCATGGGTTGCTTCATATTCTGCTTGCGTAATGAATGGTATCAGATTCCACACTGTGTTACGTGGACAATATCGCAAAACCCAGAATAGTGGAGTGGTTGTTAAAGGGGAACACCTATCAATGCCTATTGATTTCTACGGTGTATTGATCGACATATTGCAATTACGTTACATGGGTTGGCGTcatgtatatttatttagatgTGACTGGTTTGATATCAATGATAGGAGGAGAGGAATACGTGTTGGGGACCACCTAATTAGTGTCAACACTTCTCGCAAATGTTATAAGGATGAGCCATTCGCCCTCGCTTGTCAAGCCTCCCAAGTGTTTTACCTTAAAGACATTAGCTTGAGTGGTAATTGGTCTGTCGTGCAAAAGGTGAACAACAGAAACATGTATGATGTTCCAATTATACCATTGGTCAATGATGACGACGATGAGGAGGAAAATTCCAATTTTGCTGCTTTCCAAGAGAACGACCCCTCTTACGTAGAAGTTGTACCCGGAAATACTGAAAATGGCACGCGGAATCCCTTGCATAGATCTAACGTAGAACCAAGCCATGTTCCTAACTTGACACCATTGCAAGATGCGATAACCCTTCCCGATGATGAAGAGTTCATTGATGATGAAGAGGATGAAAATGATGATGTGGAAACCAGTAGTAGTGAAGACCTTCTGTCGAACAGGGGGAGTTTGTCTGACGATGGTGTGCATTGA